The Austwickia sp. genome includes a region encoding these proteins:
- a CDS encoding DUF2202 domain-containing protein, which produces MVPRRRTKLGRPAQLGAATLAGVALAATLAGPASAGTQTPGPGTGRPTNCPVATASPSAGSSATPGTGTSTGVPTATLSQETKDGLAFSREEERMARDLYAALAAVHNGARPMSMITTSEQRHFDAIGTLLQRYGLADPSAGKTAGTYAFPEIQKLYDDWFSRGKVSVQAAAQVGVELEQRDIADLQKLAAQPAPDDIKAVYANLLQGSQNHLAAFQRAASGSGGGMGPGAGAGQGPGQRGPGQRGPGMGRMAS; this is translated from the coding sequence ATGGTCCCCCGTCGCCGCACGAAGCTCGGTCGTCCCGCGCAGCTCGGCGCGGCAACCCTTGCCGGGGTGGCGCTCGCCGCCACCCTCGCCGGGCCCGCCTCGGCCGGCACCCAGACCCCCGGTCCCGGCACCGGCCGCCCGACGAACTGCCCCGTGGCCACGGCCTCCCCCAGTGCCGGGTCGTCCGCCACCCCAGGCACGGGCACCAGCACCGGCGTACCCACGGCCACGTTGTCCCAGGAGACCAAGGACGGCCTGGCGTTCAGCCGGGAGGAGGAACGCATGGCCCGGGACCTCTACGCGGCCCTCGCCGCGGTGCACAACGGGGCCCGGCCGATGAGCATGATCACCACCAGCGAACAGCGGCACTTCGACGCGATCGGGACGCTGCTGCAGCGCTACGGCCTGGCGGACCCGTCGGCGGGCAAGACCGCCGGCACGTACGCCTTCCCCGAGATCCAGAAGCTGTACGACGACTGGTTCTCCCGCGGCAAGGTGTCGGTGCAGGCCGCCGCCCAGGTGGGCGTGGAGCTCGAGCAGCGCGACATCGCCGACCTGCAGAAGCTCGCGGCGCAACCGGCGCCCGACGACATCAAGGCCGTCTACGCCAACCTGCTCCAGGGTTCCCAGAACCACCTCGCGGCGTTCCAGCGCGCCGCGTCCGGGTCCGGCGGGGGCATGGGCCCCGGCGCCGGAGCCGGCCAAGGTCCGGGCCAGCGCGGCCCCGGCCAGCGGGGCCCCGGCATGGGCCGCATGGCGAGCTGA
- a CDS encoding 4Fe-4S binding protein codes for MTTSTRPGGSRAALRQRSMSRLHVARYATQAFFALFILVAAVRHQVAKQNGAPSVDALCPFGAVESLYTWVTTGTMVPKLHPSNMILGIAVVVSVLIAGNAFCGWICPMGTLGDVITGLRKRLGWRPVHVPDRVDRVLRYGRYVVLAAVVIATVQTGRLIFAEYDPYVTLFSLHWIFEPSTALIPALIITAVVIVGSVLVDRLWCRYLCPAGAVFAVLGHLSFLRIRRSASACTDCGLCNSPCPVGIDVAHAGTVNTDCVGCMECVATCPFPGALNVTGPTFLGSIGRRDERATAEVSR; via the coding sequence ATGACGACGTCAACCCGACCCGGGGGAAGCCGGGCGGCGCTGCGCCAGCGCTCGATGTCGAGGCTGCATGTGGCCCGCTATGCCACTCAGGCGTTCTTCGCGTTGTTCATCCTGGTGGCCGCCGTTCGGCACCAGGTGGCCAAACAGAACGGGGCGCCCAGCGTCGATGCGCTGTGCCCGTTCGGCGCGGTGGAATCCCTGTACACCTGGGTCACCACGGGCACGATGGTGCCGAAGCTGCACCCCAGCAACATGATCCTGGGGATTGCTGTGGTGGTCAGCGTCCTGATCGCGGGGAACGCCTTCTGCGGCTGGATCTGCCCGATGGGCACCCTTGGCGACGTCATCACCGGGCTGCGCAAGCGGCTCGGGTGGCGCCCGGTCCACGTGCCCGACCGCGTGGACCGGGTGCTGCGCTACGGCCGCTATGTCGTGCTCGCCGCCGTGGTCATCGCCACCGTGCAGACCGGGCGGCTGATCTTCGCCGAGTACGACCCGTACGTCACCCTCTTCTCGCTGCACTGGATCTTCGAGCCGAGCACGGCCCTGATCCCGGCGCTGATCATCACGGCTGTCGTCATCGTGGGCTCGGTGCTCGTCGACCGGCTGTGGTGCCGCTACCTGTGCCCCGCGGGGGCGGTGTTTGCCGTGCTCGGCCACCTCTCCTTCCTGCGGATCCGCCGCAGCGCCTCGGCCTGCACGGACTGCGGCCTGTGCAACTCGCCCTGCCCGGTCGGCATCGACGTGGCCCATGCCGGGACGGTCAACACCGACTGCGTGGGCTGCATGGAGTGCGTCGCGACCTGCCCCTTCCCGGGGGCGCTCAATGTCACCGGCCCGACGTTCCTCGGCTCGATCGGGCGGCGCGACGAGCGCGCGACCGCGGAGGTCTCCCGATGA
- a CDS encoding NAD(P)/FAD-dependent oxidoreductase, with protein MPQHTHVIVGAGSAGATVAARLHRAGARDIAVVDPYPMHYYQPLWTLVGGGRARQEDSQRPREQVMPKGVRWIKDFAEGVDPLRRTVQLREGGEVGYGQLVMAPGIQLDWHQVPGLEETIGQHGTSSNYRFDLAPKTWDLIRTTTSGTAVFSMPAGPIKCAGAPQKIAYLAADHWRREGVLQDIDIHLVLPTPGMFGIPKFAKILADTAADYGITVHLSSEVSAVDGPNRTVTIRHLETGETRSLGYTMAHLVPPQSAPDWVKASLLADAADPKGYVEVDKNTLQHVRFPEVFALGDAVSTPNSKTGAAVRHQAPVVVANMKSAWQGRPLRASYDGYASCPLTLSQRRLLLAEFDYSMQPTPSNPLPWPDTTEPVTDFNLFKSRGLPLMYWNLMLKGLA; from the coding sequence ATGCCGCAGCACACCCACGTCATCGTCGGGGCCGGCAGCGCCGGCGCCACGGTCGCCGCCCGGCTCCACCGCGCCGGCGCCCGGGACATCGCCGTCGTCGACCCCTACCCGATGCACTACTACCAGCCGCTCTGGACCCTGGTGGGCGGCGGTCGCGCGCGTCAGGAGGACAGCCAACGGCCGCGCGAGCAGGTCATGCCCAAGGGGGTTCGCTGGATCAAGGACTTCGCCGAGGGCGTCGACCCGCTGCGGCGTACCGTCCAGCTTCGGGAGGGCGGCGAGGTGGGTTACGGGCAGCTCGTCATGGCCCCCGGCATCCAGCTCGACTGGCACCAGGTGCCGGGCCTCGAAGAGACCATCGGGCAGCACGGCACGTCGAGCAACTACCGGTTCGACCTGGCGCCGAAGACGTGGGATCTGATCCGTACGACGACGTCGGGCACCGCCGTCTTTTCCATGCCCGCGGGGCCGATCAAGTGCGCGGGCGCCCCGCAGAAGATCGCCTATCTGGCGGCCGACCATTGGCGCCGGGAGGGCGTGCTGCAGGACATCGACATCCACCTCGTGCTGCCGACGCCGGGGATGTTCGGCATCCCCAAGTTCGCGAAGATCCTCGCCGATACGGCCGCCGACTACGGCATCACCGTGCACCTGAGCAGCGAGGTCAGCGCCGTGGACGGGCCGAACCGCACCGTCACGATCCGGCACCTGGAGACGGGCGAGACGCGCTCGCTGGGCTACACGATGGCCCACCTGGTGCCGCCGCAGTCGGCCCCCGACTGGGTCAAGGCCTCTCTGCTGGCCGACGCCGCCGACCCTAAGGGGTACGTCGAGGTCGACAAGAACACCCTGCAGCACGTGCGCTTCCCGGAGGTCTTCGCCCTCGGTGACGCCGTGTCGACGCCCAACTCCAAGACCGGCGCGGCCGTGCGCCACCAGGCCCCTGTCGTGGTCGCGAATATGAAGTCCGCGTGGCAGGGCCGGCCGCTGCGGGCGTCGTACGACGGCTACGCCAGCTGCCCGCTCACCCTCTCGCAGCGCCGACTGCTGCTGGCCGAGTTCGACTATTCGATGCAGCCGACCCCGAGCAACCCGCTGCCCTGGCCCGACACCACCGAACCGGTCACGGACTTCAACCTGTTCAAGAGCCGGGGACTGCCGCTCATGTACTGGAACCTCATGCTCAAGGGCCTCGCCTGA
- a CDS encoding MBL fold metallo-hydrolase produces the protein MIFTQYYLDCLSQASYLIGDDSTHQAVIVDPRRDVADYLADARAAGLRIVGVINTHFHADFVSGHLEIAKETGAWIGYGDAARPEFAARALADGERIDLGDVQLEIMTTPGHTPESISVLVYEHAGDATPYGVLTGDALFIGDVGRPDLLASVGTTADELGRQLYHSIQTKLMGLPDEVRVFPAHGAGSACGKNLSTERQSTIGDQRRTNYACQPMSEDEFVAVVTEGQPTAPGYFLFNATLNKQDRAVREAQATVPALSDEEVAAALAGGAVVHDARPVAEYTAGHLRGAVSVPVDGRMAETAGMVFTPEQRLVLMTPAGLEQDTATRLARIGYDNVVGYVADVAAYLERHADEVVPASRLRVDQLDEAADVQLVDIRNPGEVAAGMIPGAVHIPLPQLLTRHGELDPARPVVLYCAGGWRTSVGASYLRGQGFADVSDVLGGYGAWAAEHPVAS, from the coding sequence ATGATCTTCACCCAGTACTACCTGGACTGCCTCTCGCAGGCGTCGTACCTGATCGGCGACGACAGCACCCACCAGGCCGTCATCGTCGATCCCCGCCGCGACGTGGCGGATTACCTGGCGGACGCCCGCGCCGCGGGCCTGCGCATCGTCGGCGTCATCAACACCCATTTCCACGCGGACTTCGTGTCCGGGCACCTCGAGATCGCGAAGGAGACGGGTGCGTGGATCGGGTACGGCGACGCGGCGCGCCCGGAGTTCGCGGCGCGGGCGCTGGCCGACGGCGAACGGATCGACCTCGGCGACGTGCAGCTCGAGATCATGACGACGCCCGGCCACACCCCGGAGTCGATCTCCGTGCTGGTCTACGAGCACGCGGGGGACGCGACGCCGTACGGCGTGTTGACCGGCGACGCCCTGTTCATCGGCGACGTGGGCCGCCCGGACCTGCTGGCGTCCGTCGGCACCACGGCGGACGAGCTGGGCCGCCAGCTGTACCACTCGATCCAGACCAAGCTCATGGGCCTGCCGGACGAGGTGCGCGTCTTCCCCGCCCACGGCGCCGGCTCGGCGTGTGGCAAGAACCTGTCGACCGAGCGGCAGTCCACCATCGGCGACCAGCGCCGCACGAACTACGCGTGCCAGCCGATGAGCGAGGACGAGTTCGTCGCCGTGGTCACGGAGGGCCAGCCGACGGCACCGGGGTACTTCCTGTTCAACGCCACCCTGAACAAGCAGGACCGGGCCGTGCGGGAGGCGCAGGCCACGGTTCCCGCACTGTCCGACGAGGAGGTCGCGGCCGCGCTCGCCGGGGGTGCCGTGGTTCATGACGCGCGCCCCGTGGCGGAGTACACGGCCGGGCACCTGCGCGGCGCGGTGAGCGTGCCGGTGGACGGGCGGATGGCCGAGACGGCTGGGATGGTCTTCACCCCGGAGCAGCGGTTGGTGCTGATGACGCCGGCCGGGCTGGAGCAGGACACCGCCACCCGGCTGGCGCGGATCGGCTACGACAACGTGGTCGGCTATGTCGCCGACGTTGCGGCCTATCTGGAGCGGCACGCCGACGAGGTGGTGCCGGCCAGCCGGCTGCGCGTCGACCAGCTCGACGAGGCCGCAGACGTGCAGCTCGTCGACATCCGCAACCCCGGCGAGGTCGCGGCGGGCATGATCCCGGGCGCGGTCCACATCCCCCTGCCGCAGCTGCTCACCCGGCACGGCGAGCTCGACCCGGCGCGCCCGGTGGTGCTGTACTGCGCCGGCGGCTGGCGCACCAGCGTGGGGGCGAGCTACCTGCGGGGCCAGGGCTTCGCGGACGTCTCGGATGTGCTGGGCGGGTACGGCGCGTGGGCGGCCGAACACCCGGTCGCGAGCTGA
- a CDS encoding rhodanese-like domain-containing protein, with protein MSARTPGQPLPRPAKLLVQEATAKITTLPVERVAELLDDPDHLVVDIRDPRELEREGTVPGAFRAPRGMLEFWVDPESPYYKPALDDGRTLVLFCGGAWRSALAAATLRDMGRDDVAHMEGGFAAWKAAGLPIERLPAR; from the coding sequence ATGTCCGCGCGTACCCCAGGTCAGCCGCTGCCCCGCCCCGCCAAGCTCCTCGTCCAGGAGGCGACGGCGAAGATCACCACACTGCCCGTCGAGCGGGTGGCCGAGCTGCTGGACGATCCCGACCACCTGGTGGTCGACATCCGGGACCCGCGCGAGCTGGAGCGGGAGGGCACCGTGCCGGGCGCGTTCCGTGCTCCGCGGGGCATGCTGGAGTTCTGGGTCGACCCCGAGAGCCCGTACTACAAGCCGGCGCTCGACGACGGCCGGACCCTGGTCCTGTTCTGCGGGGGCGCCTGGCGATCCGCCCTGGCCGCCGCGACGCTGCGGGACATGGGCCGCGACGACGTCGCCCACATGGAGGGTGGCTTCGCCGCCTGGAAGGCCGCTGGCCTGCCGATTGAGAGGCTGCCCGCGCGCTGA
- a CDS encoding aldo/keto reductase: protein MEHVTLNNGVVMPMLGYGVYQVDPAECERCVGEAIDVGYRSIDTAQAYRNESGVGAAVAASGVPREELFLTTKVWISNAGEARAAASIEESLRALGTDYIDLLLIHQPFGDYYGSYRAMEQALADGKVRAIGVSNFYPDRLIDICRFADVVPAVNQVETHPLHQQAAAHEVMAKYGVVHESWGPFAEGRKDLFTNPVLEEVGAAHGKSVAQVALRFLVQSDVVVIPKSVHRERMAQNLAVFDFALDEAEMQSIRGLDEGESAFFSHYAPATVEMLTGLGNPRR from the coding sequence ATGGAACACGTCACGCTGAACAACGGAGTCGTCATGCCCATGCTGGGTTACGGCGTCTACCAGGTCGATCCGGCCGAATGCGAGCGGTGCGTGGGGGAGGCGATCGACGTGGGCTACCGCTCGATCGACACCGCGCAGGCCTACCGCAACGAGTCCGGCGTGGGGGCGGCGGTCGCCGCGTCGGGGGTGCCCCGGGAGGAGCTGTTCCTCACCACGAAGGTGTGGATCTCCAACGCCGGCGAGGCGCGGGCGGCCGCCTCGATCGAGGAGTCGCTGCGCGCGCTGGGCACGGACTACATCGACCTGCTGCTCATCCACCAGCCGTTCGGCGACTACTACGGCAGCTACCGCGCGATGGAGCAGGCGCTGGCCGACGGGAAGGTGCGCGCCATCGGCGTCAGCAACTTCTATCCCGACCGGCTGATCGACATCTGCCGGTTCGCGGACGTCGTACCGGCCGTCAACCAGGTCGAGACCCATCCGCTGCACCAGCAGGCGGCGGCGCACGAGGTCATGGCCAAGTACGGCGTCGTGCACGAGTCGTGGGGGCCGTTCGCCGAGGGGCGCAAGGACCTGTTCACCAACCCCGTGCTCGAGGAGGTCGGCGCGGCGCACGGCAAGTCCGTGGCGCAGGTGGCCCTACGGTTCCTCGTGCAGTCCGACGTGGTGGTGATCCCCAAGTCCGTACATCGGGAGCGGATGGCGCAGAACCTGGCGGTGTTCGACTTCGCGCTGGACGAGGCGGAGATGCAGAGCATCCGAGGACTCGACGAGGGCGAGAGCGCGTTCTTCTCGCACTACGCGCCGGCGACGGTGGAGATGCTGACCGGCCTGGGGAACCCGCGCCGGTAG
- a CDS encoding acyl-CoA thioesterase, with protein sequence MIMSQNDTNLIGTVHGGVVMKAVDEAAGTLAARFSGGPAVTAAMDEMLFRAPVRVGDVLTVQAQVNWAGRSSMEVGARVETTRWDQLGAPVHVATAYLVMVAVDAGGSPRTIPELRVQFEVDRRRYAEATIRRRHRLSMRQEIGRLREGGTD encoded by the coding sequence ATGATCATGAGCCAGAACGACACCAACCTCATTGGGACCGTCCACGGCGGCGTCGTGATGAAGGCGGTCGACGAGGCCGCGGGCACGCTCGCCGCCCGCTTCTCCGGCGGGCCCGCCGTGACTGCGGCGATGGACGAGATGCTGTTCCGGGCGCCCGTGCGCGTCGGCGACGTCCTGACCGTGCAGGCCCAGGTGAACTGGGCCGGGCGGTCGTCGATGGAGGTCGGCGCCCGCGTCGAGACCACGCGCTGGGATCAGCTCGGCGCCCCGGTGCACGTGGCGACGGCGTACCTCGTCATGGTCGCCGTCGATGCCGGCGGCTCGCCGCGGACGATCCCCGAGCTGCGGGTGCAGTTCGAGGTGGACCGGCGACGGTACGCCGAAGCGACGATCCGACGCCGACACCGCCTCTCGATGCGCCAGGAGATCGGTCGCCTCCGCGAAGGGGGAACCGACTGA
- the cobO gene encoding cob(I)yrinic acid a,c-diamide adenosyltransferase, with the protein MKGQIETEPDDGLSTRERRDRPILAVHTGDGKGKSTAAFGMALRAWNQGWSIGVFQFVKSAKWRIGEQAAFEALGRVYVETGQGGPVEWHTMGAGWSWSRTQGTEQDHAAAAAEGWAEVKRRLAAQAHGLYVLDEFTYPLAWGWVDVADVVRTLADRPGRQHVVITGRQCPEPLLAAAQLVTEMTKVKHPFDEGQKGQRGIEW; encoded by the coding sequence ATGAAGGGGCAGATCGAGACGGAGCCGGACGACGGGCTGAGCACCCGGGAGCGGCGCGACCGGCCGATCCTCGCGGTGCACACCGGCGACGGCAAGGGCAAGTCGACGGCGGCGTTCGGGATGGCGTTGCGGGCCTGGAACCAGGGCTGGTCGATCGGGGTGTTCCAGTTCGTCAAGAGCGCCAAGTGGCGCATCGGGGAGCAGGCGGCGTTCGAGGCGCTCGGGCGGGTGTACGTCGAGACCGGGCAGGGCGGTCCCGTCGAATGGCACACGATGGGCGCCGGCTGGTCCTGGTCGCGGACGCAGGGCACCGAGCAGGACCACGCGGCCGCCGCCGCGGAAGGCTGGGCCGAGGTGAAGCGGCGGCTGGCGGCGCAGGCTCACGGGCTGTACGTGCTGGACGAGTTCACCTACCCGCTGGCCTGGGGGTGGGTCGACGTGGCCGACGTCGTGCGGACGCTGGCGGACCGCCCAGGGCGGCAGCACGTGGTGATCACCGGGCGGCAATGCCCCGAGCCGCTGCTGGCGGCCGCGCAGCTCGTGACGGAGATGACCAAGGTCAAGCACCCCTTCGACGAGGGCCAGAAGGGGCAACGCGGCATCGAGTGGTGA
- a CDS encoding maleylpyruvate isomerase family mycothiol-dependent enzyme — protein sequence MTDVWPTVHAERQALIADLAGVEPHQWETPSLAPGWTVHDVAAHLVDNARTTPLRLLAAMFRARFDFDRQNADGVAAAKGDIPAQTLDRLRAAAPRTSGPPTVLAAVESRLVEEIAHGEDIRVPLAIPRDYPLDPVLAALRYQAKTPEAMGGAKGLTSKVTLVVAEDGTRLGTGPEVRGSAVALLMLATGRRHRLGELTGPGVDLLD from the coding sequence ATGACCGACGTTTGGCCCACCGTCCACGCGGAGCGCCAGGCCTTGATCGCCGACCTGGCGGGCGTCGAGCCACACCAGTGGGAGACACCGTCGCTCGCGCCGGGCTGGACCGTGCACGACGTCGCCGCCCACCTGGTCGACAACGCCCGGACCACGCCGCTGCGGCTACTCGCGGCGATGTTCCGGGCCCGCTTCGACTTCGACCGCCAGAACGCCGACGGCGTCGCCGCCGCAAAGGGAGACATCCCGGCGCAGACCCTCGACCGGCTCCGGGCCGCGGCCCCGCGGACCAGCGGCCCGCCGACCGTCCTCGCCGCCGTAGAAAGCCGCCTCGTCGAGGAGATCGCGCACGGCGAGGACATCCGCGTTCCCCTCGCAATCCCGCGCGACTATCCGCTCGACCCTGTGCTCGCGGCGCTGCGGTACCAGGCCAAAACCCCCGAGGCCATGGGCGGCGCCAAAGGCTTGACCAGCAAGGTCACCCTCGTGGTGGCGGAGGACGGGACGCGGCTCGGCACCGGCCCGGAGGTACGCGGGTCCGCAGTCGCGCTGCTGATGCTCGCGACCGGGCGACGCCATCGGCTCGGGGAGTTGACCGGGCCCGGGGTAGACCTCCTCGACTGA
- a CDS encoding TenA family protein, translating into MSPGLTARLIADNAGAWEAAVRSRFVDELLAGTVADDVLARYLVQDYQFCDAFTALLGQGCASAPDLPERLVFARQLGMFANDENSYFVDSFDALGVAESDRLRPPLHPATRDFDALMREALASRSYPQVLAVLVVAERLYLDWATRPDAAGLRATRPEHVGWVDLHRGLAFEAWVAWLTDRLDAHAPTDAAELQAVADLFARAVACEVAFFDAAYDAAAYDDAAHHEAPSELAAPRS; encoded by the coding sequence ATGTCGCCAGGACTCACCGCCCGCCTGATCGCCGACAACGCCGGAGCCTGGGAGGCCGCCGTCCGGAGCCGGTTCGTCGACGAGCTGCTGGCCGGCACGGTCGCCGACGACGTGCTGGCCCGCTACCTCGTGCAGGACTACCAGTTCTGCGATGCGTTCACGGCGCTGCTCGGCCAGGGCTGCGCCTCGGCCCCGGACCTGCCCGAACGGCTGGTGTTCGCGCGTCAACTCGGCATGTTCGCCAACGACGAGAACTCCTACTTCGTCGACTCCTTCGACGCCCTCGGCGTCGCCGAGTCCGATCGCCTGCGTCCGCCACTGCACCCGGCGACGCGGGACTTCGACGCGCTGATGCGGGAGGCGCTGGCGAGCCGGTCCTATCCACAGGTCCTCGCCGTCCTCGTGGTCGCCGAGCGCCTCTACTTGGACTGGGCGACCCGCCCCGACGCAGCGGGCCTGCGCGCGACCCGGCCCGAGCATGTCGGCTGGGTTGACCTCCACCGAGGCCTGGCGTTCGAGGCGTGGGTGGCCTGGCTCACTGACCGGCTCGACGCCCACGCGCCGACCGACGCCGCAGAACTCCAGGCCGTGGCGGACCTCTTCGCGCGCGCGGTCGCGTGTGAGGTCGCCTTCTTCGATGCCGCGTACGACGCCGCCGCGTACGACGACGCCGCGCACCACGAGGCGCCCTCCGAGCTCGCGGCGCCGCGGTCATGA
- the xdhC gene encoding xanthine dehydrogenase accessory protein XdhC translates to MSWVAGVSELRRRGQSGVLVTVLEARGHAPRAAGAKMVVATEQTWGSVGGGNLESVAIERARELLALPHPELTTLTFDLSDRAPYEHGVQCCGGRVHVLLEPLPTPAAVAIFGVGHVGLELARILARHDLDLHLIDSRPDRLQPAALAPLADAEAQLHLHPLPLLPETALADLPRGAHVLVMTHDHAEDFAILDAALRTDGLGSIGVIGSATKWSRFRKRLLAESAFAESDLDRVTTPIGLTELGGKEPAVIAVSVAAALLAAIERTRGPSTER, encoded by the coding sequence ATGTCGTGGGTGGCCGGGGTGAGCGAGCTACGGCGTCGCGGCCAGTCCGGAGTCCTGGTCACCGTCCTCGAAGCGCGCGGCCACGCCCCCCGCGCGGCGGGCGCCAAGATGGTCGTCGCGACCGAGCAGACCTGGGGCAGCGTGGGCGGGGGCAATCTCGAATCGGTCGCCATCGAGAGGGCCCGCGAGCTGCTCGCCCTGCCTCACCCGGAACTCACCACGCTGACCTTCGACCTTTCGGACCGGGCGCCGTACGAGCATGGGGTCCAGTGCTGTGGCGGTCGGGTCCACGTGCTGCTGGAACCGTTGCCGACGCCCGCTGCGGTGGCCATCTTCGGCGTCGGTCACGTCGGTCTGGAACTGGCCCGCATCCTGGCGCGTCACGACCTGGACCTGCACCTCATCGACTCCCGCCCGGACCGCCTCCAACCGGCCGCGCTGGCTCCCCTCGCTGACGCCGAGGCGCAGCTACATTTGCACCCTCTGCCCCTGCTCCCCGAGACGGCGCTCGCGGACCTGCCGCGCGGCGCGCACGTGCTGGTGATGACGCACGATCACGCCGAGGACTTCGCCATTCTCGACGCGGCGCTGCGTACCGACGGGCTGGGCAGCATCGGCGTCATCGGGTCCGCGACGAAGTGGTCCCGGTTCCGGAAGCGGTTGCTGGCGGAGAGCGCTTTCGCCGAGTCGGACCTGGACCGGGTGACGACCCCGATCGGGCTGACAGAGCTCGGCGGCAAGGAGCCGGCGGTCATCGCCGTGAGCGTCGCGGCCGCGCTGCTGGCGGCGATCGAACGCACGCGCGGGCCGTCCACTGAGCGGTGA
- the arr gene encoding NAD(+)--rifampin ADP-ribosyltransferase → MAELRAVARYAIACAEPVLVLYERACPQDPRPAAALEAARAFADGGHRARRLRSAATEAHRAGREAPTEAATYAAMAAGDAAAAAYLHPLAKATQVRHILGAAAHAARAAEVARGEDAVVAEYMLYGAARRADPLVRAVLHRYPRAPRGATRVAVLMARLDSLLRDPPPPPRVVDDRGPFFHGTTAALRPGDLLTPGRPTNYGSGKVSGHVYLTASLEGAPLAAALAVGEAPPRVYRVEPLGPIEDDPNVTDKRFPGNPTRSYRTRKPLRVVEEITGLAGPPPELVAKLRANAAELAELGIEAMDD, encoded by the coding sequence ATGGCCGAGCTGCGGGCCGTCGCGCGGTACGCCATCGCCTGCGCAGAGCCGGTGCTCGTGCTGTACGAGCGGGCCTGCCCCCAGGACCCTCGCCCGGCGGCCGCCCTGGAGGCCGCTCGCGCCTTCGCTGACGGAGGGCACCGCGCGCGTCGGCTACGGAGCGCCGCCACGGAGGCCCACCGGGCTGGGCGGGAGGCGCCGACCGAGGCGGCGACGTACGCCGCGATGGCGGCGGGTGATGCCGCGGCTGCGGCGTACCTGCATCCGCTCGCGAAGGCGACCCAGGTGCGGCACATCCTCGGGGCGGCGGCGCATGCCGCGCGGGCGGCGGAGGTCGCCCGGGGGGAGGACGCGGTGGTGGCGGAGTACATGCTGTACGGCGCCGCCCGGCGGGCCGACCCGCTCGTGCGGGCGGTGCTGCACCGCTACCCGCGGGCGCCCCGGGGCGCCACCCGCGTCGCCGTACTCATGGCGCGGCTCGACAGCCTCCTGCGCGATCCGCCCCCGCCGCCGCGGGTCGTTGACGACCGGGGGCCGTTCTTCCACGGCACGACGGCCGCGCTCCGGCCGGGGGATCTGCTGACGCCAGGGCGGCCGACGAACTACGGGTCGGGGAAGGTCTCGGGGCACGTCTACCTCACCGCTTCGCTCGAGGGCGCGCCGCTGGCCGCGGCGCTCGCGGTGGGCGAGGCTCCGCCGCGGGTCTATCGCGTCGAACCGCTCGGCCCGATCGAGGACGACCCGAACGTCACCGACAAACGGTTCCCGGGCAACCCCACCCGCTCGTACCGCACCAGGAAGCCGCTGCGCGTCGTCGAAGAGATCACCGGCCTGGCCGGGCCACCGCCGGAGCTGGTCGCGAAGCTCCGTGCCAACGCGGCCGAGCTGGCCGAGCTCGGCATCGAGGCGATGGACGACTGA
- a CDS encoding helix-turn-helix transcriptional regulator, which translates to MRKRPRTEVAEPPGSAEAADHGIEVRLDEVLAARGMTLTQLSQQTGTTLANLSILKNGRARAVRFTSLTAICRALECEPGNILKLSPAEGPDQPHNPPVGGR; encoded by the coding sequence ATGAGGAAACGGCCACGCACCGAAGTCGCCGAGCCGCCAGGCTCGGCCGAGGCGGCAGACCACGGCATCGAGGTGCGGCTGGACGAAGTCCTGGCCGCTCGGGGGATGACCCTCACCCAGCTGTCCCAGCAGACCGGAACCACCCTGGCCAATCTGTCCATCCTCAAGAACGGCCGTGCGCGGGCCGTGCGCTTTACCAGCCTGACTGCCATCTGCCGAGCCCTGGAGTGCGAGCCGGGCAACATCCTCAAGCTCTCCCCAGCCGAGGGCCCCGACCAGCCGCACAACCCCCCGGTGGGCGGCCGCTGA